In Populus nigra chromosome 10, ddPopNigr1.1, whole genome shotgun sequence, the following proteins share a genomic window:
- the LOC133705609 gene encoding uncharacterized protein LOC133705609 isoform X1 — translation MEEKKLIVYMPHSTGWQRSVKHETPVILAGNGHLYTWGRGFAGASDANFPQLSLSSLGCTKAALGWNHCLLLSGDEEVCMLGVNYHGVLCDLEEMSAVKHLSADSSGALLNKVIGLDGVKVVKVAAGAEHSAIVTGKIIYHALIPIYICNKVTLLNQYS, via the exons ATGGAGGAGAAAAAGTTAATCGTCTATATGCCTCACAGCACGGGTTGGCAAAGGTCCGTTAAACATGAAACACCCGTCATATTAGCGG GTAACGGTCATTTATACACTTGGGGAAGGGGTTTTGCTGGCGCTTCTGATGCTAACTTTCCTCAGCTTTCACTTTCATCTTTGGGGTGCACGAAAGCTGCCCTTGGATGGAATCACTGCTTACTGTTGTCAG GTGATGAAGAAGTATGTATGCTTGGTGTCAATTACCATGGGGTTCTTTGTGATCTTGAGGAAATGAGTGCAGTGAAGCACCTTTCGG CAGATTCATCTGGAGCTCTTTTGAATAAAGTAATTGGTCTTGATGGGGTGAAAGTTGTGAAGGTCGCAGCTGGAGCTGAGCACTCTGCTATAGTGACAGGCAAAATTATTTACCATGCATTGATACCTATCTACATTTGCAATAAGGTCACTCTCCTCAATCAATATTCCTGA
- the LOC133705609 gene encoding ultraviolet-B receptor UVR8-like isoform X2 — protein MEEKKLIVYMPHSTGWQRSVKHETPVILAGNGHLYTWGRGFAGASDANFPQLSLSSLGCTKAALGWNHCLLLSGDEEVCMLGVNYHGVLCDLEEMSAVKHLSDSSGALLNKVIGLDGVKVVKVAAGAEHSAIVTGKIIYHALIPIYICNKVTLLNQYS, from the exons ATGGAGGAGAAAAAGTTAATCGTCTATATGCCTCACAGCACGGGTTGGCAAAGGTCCGTTAAACATGAAACACCCGTCATATTAGCGG GTAACGGTCATTTATACACTTGGGGAAGGGGTTTTGCTGGCGCTTCTGATGCTAACTTTCCTCAGCTTTCACTTTCATCTTTGGGGTGCACGAAAGCTGCCCTTGGATGGAATCACTGCTTACTGTTGTCAG GTGATGAAGAAGTATGTATGCTTGGTGTCAATTACCATGGGGTTCTTTGTGATCTTGAGGAAATGAGTGCAGTGAAGCACCTTTCGG ATTCATCTGGAGCTCTTTTGAATAAAGTAATTGGTCTTGATGGGGTGAAAGTTGTGAAGGTCGCAGCTGGAGCTGAGCACTCTGCTATAGTGACAGGCAAAATTATTTACCATGCATTGATACCTATCTACATTTGCAATAAGGTCACTCTCCTCAATCAATATTCCTGA
- the LOC133705609 gene encoding ultraviolet-B receptor UVR8-like isoform X3: protein MKSSNTCQSNGHLYTWGRGFAGASDANFPQLSLSSLGCTKAALGWNHCLLLSGDEEVCMLGVNYHGVLCDLEEMSAVKHLSADSSGALLNKVIGLDGVKVVKVAAGAEHSAIVTGKIIYHALIPIYICNKVTLLNQYS, encoded by the exons ATGAAATCTTCTAATACATGCCAAA GTAACGGTCATTTATACACTTGGGGAAGGGGTTTTGCTGGCGCTTCTGATGCTAACTTTCCTCAGCTTTCACTTTCATCTTTGGGGTGCACGAAAGCTGCCCTTGGATGGAATCACTGCTTACTGTTGTCAG GTGATGAAGAAGTATGTATGCTTGGTGTCAATTACCATGGGGTTCTTTGTGATCTTGAGGAAATGAGTGCAGTGAAGCACCTTTCGG CAGATTCATCTGGAGCTCTTTTGAATAAAGTAATTGGTCTTGATGGGGTGAAAGTTGTGAAGGTCGCAGCTGGAGCTGAGCACTCTGCTATAGTGACAGGCAAAATTATTTACCATGCATTGATACCTATCTACATTTGCAATAAGGTCACTCTCCTCAATCAATATTCCTGA
- the LOC133705608 gene encoding chlorophyll a-b binding protein 6, chloroplastic: MASTNTLMSCGIATAFPSLLSSSKSKFASSIPLPSVNGTSRVTMSADWMPGQPRPPYLDGSAPGDFGFDPLRLGEVPENLERFKESELIHCRWAMLAVPGILIPEALGLGNWVKAQEWAATPGGQATYLGQPVPWGTLPTVLAIEFVAIAFVEHQRSMEKDPEKKKYPGGAFDPLGYSKDPKKFEEYKVKEIKNGRLALLAFVGFCVQQSAYPGTGPLENLATHLADPWHNNIGDIIVPRTLSP, encoded by the exons ATGGCCTCCACCAATACATTGATGAGCTGTGGCATTGCCACTGCTTTCCCTTCACTCCTATCATCTTCAAAGTCCAAATTTGCCTCTTCAATTCCACTTCCTAGTGTCAATGGCACCTCTCGTGTCACCATGTCAGCTGACTGGATGCCTGGCCAGCCTCGTCCACCTTACCTTGATGGCTCAGCCCCAGG TGACTTTGGGTTCGACCCACTTAGACTGGGTGAGGTCCCTGAGAATCTCGAGAGATTCAAGGAGTCTGAGCTCATTCACTGCAGATGGGCTATGCTTGCTGTT CCTGGAATCCTAATACCAGAGGCCTTAGGTCTGGGCAACTGGGTGAAAGCTCAAGAGTGGGCTGCAACCCCAGGTGGCCAAGCTACTTATTTGGGCCAACCAGTTCCATGGGGGACCCTCCCTACCGTCTTGGCCATTGAATTCGTTGCCATCGCCTTTGTGGAGCACCAACGTAGCATGGAGAAAGACCCAGAGAAGAAGAAGTACCCTGGCGGTGCTTTTGATCCTCTGGGCTACTCCAAGGACCCTAAGAAGTTCGAGGAATACAAagtcaaagaaattaaaaatg GTCGTCTAGCACTGTTGGCATTTGTTGGGTTCTGTGTGCAGCAGTCAGCTTACCCTGGCACTGGACCATTGGAGAACTTGGCAACTCACTTGGCTGACCCATGGCACAACAACATTGGGGACATTATCGTCCCTAGAACGCTTTcgccttga
- the LOC133705607 gene encoding rhomboid-like protein 19 has product MSSPPILGGASLFTGFTKLCKGLAVVLVTGHILVQILPPAVNYLALIPARTIPFVWNLITAGYIEQSIYGVVASTLCLLIMGKLLEPVWGSKEFLKFIFIVNFLISICVFITAISLYYITRQENYLYMPISGFQGILAGFLVGIKQIIPDQELSLLRIKAKWFPSLMLLIAIAISFFTPESAAYLPTLIFGTYMSWIYLRYFQRKPETKLRGDPSDDFSFSSFFPESLGPIIDPIASIFHRMLCGRFETSTEAHGDTLGDASLPGSDPIEATRRRERGARALEERLATAPSAEELKRDASENV; this is encoded by the exons ATGAGCTCTCCACCCATTCTCGGA GGCGCGAGCTTGTTTACAGGATTCACGAAGCTATGCAAAGGTCTCGCGGTTGTTCTCGTCACCGGTCACATCTTAGTTCAGATTTTACCCCCTGCTGTTAACTATCTTGCTCTTATTCCTGCCAG GACGATTCCTTTTGTATGGAACCTCATAACAGCTGGTTACATCGAACAATCGATATATGGG GTTGTTGCAAGCACTTTATGCCTCCTCATCATGGGAAAGCTTCTTGAGCCAGTATGGGGTTCTAAAGAGTTCTTGAAGTTCATATTCATAGTCAACTTTCTCATTTCCATCTGCGTTTTCATTACTGCTATTAGCTTGTACTACATAACAAGGCAGGAAAATTACCT TTATATGCCTATTTCTGGCTTCCAGGGGATCCTAGCTGGTTTCTTGGTTGGCATTAAGCAAATTATACCAGACCAAGAGCTGTCTCTATTGAGAATAAAGGCTAAG TGGTTTCCAtctcttatgctcttgataGCTATTGCTATAAGCTTCTTTACCCCAGAGTCTGCAGCATATCTTCCAACCTTAATATTTGGCACATATATGAGCTGGATTTACTTGAGATACTTTCAGAGGAAACCAGAAACAAAACTAAGGGGTGATCCAAGTGATGATTTTTCATTCTCATCCTTCTTCCCTGAATCCCTCGg GCCAATCATTGATCCTATTGCATCAATATTCCATCGGATGCTTTGTGGAAGATTTGAAACTTCTACTGAAGCCCATGGTGATACCTTGGGAGATGCTTCATTGCCTGGTTCTGATCCCATTGAGGCAACTAGGAGGAG AGAAAGGGGAGCTAGAGCATTGGAAGAAAGGTTGGCCACTGCTCCGAGTGCAGAAGAGTTGAAAAGGGATGCCTCGGAGAATGTTTGA